The sequence GCGCGCGAGGTACATGGCCACCTGCCTGGGAATCAGGACGTTCTGCTGGCGGGACTTCTTCTTCATCAGATCCGCGAAAGAAAGATTGAAGGTTTCGGCCGTCATCCTGTAGACCCGCTCCATGGGCACCGCGGAACCGGGCTCCTGGCCGCTCTGACCCTGGAAGGCGCTCATGGCGACCTCGAGGTTGGGCGCTACCTTCAGAAAATCACTCTGGAAGATGACCCGGTTCAGCAGGCCCTCCAGATCGCGGACGCTGCCCTTGGCCTTGTGGGCGATGAAAGCGAGCACATCTTCCGGAACGTCCGGAAAATCCGCAAAGAAATCCTCCTCGAGCTTCTTTTTGAGGATGGCGATCCGGGTCTCGAAATCCGGGGGCTGGATATCCGCGGTGAGCCCCCACTTGCATCGGGTGATCAGCCGCTCGTGCAGGCCTTCCAACTTCTGCGGCGCGTTGTCGGAGGTGATGATGATCTGTTTTCCGTGCTGGAGCAGGTACTCCAGGATGTAGAACACCTCTTCCTGCGTGCGCTCCATGCTGCGGAGCGTCTGGACGTCGTCCAGCAGCAGCACGTCGTTGGCCTGGTATTTCCTCCGGAGGGGTTCGGTGTTGCGGTTCTTGATGGCGGAGGTCACCTCGTGGAAGAACACATCCACCTTCAGGTAGGCGATGGCCAGGTGGGGATGCCGCGTCCGCAGGGCCTGTCCGATTCCGATCATGAGGTGGGTCTTGCCCAGCCCAGCCCCGCCGTAGAGGAACAACGGGTTCATGTTGAACGAGGCGTTCGCCTTCCCGTGGTTGTCCACCACGGCCTTGGCCGCCGAAAAGGCGAGCTGGTTTCCGGGACCGACCACAAAGCGGTCCAGGGTGTACCGGTGGAAAAGCGGCGGGAAAGGGGACTGGGCCTCGACCGCCGGATGTTCGCCGGAAGGGGCGCTGGCGCTCGGTTTGGCCGCGGCGGACTTCTTCACGGCCGCGGCCACGGTGAACATCAGCTTGAGGTGGGAGAGCCCCGCCTGGCCCAGGGCGTCGTGGAATTCTTCGGCAAGCTGCTGTTCGATCCAGATCCGGTTCGAGGGATTGGGGACCTGGACCCACAGGACGTCGCCCTCCAGGCGCTGGGGCACGC comes from Holophagaceae bacterium and encodes:
- the dnaA gene encoding chromosomal replication initiator protein DnaA; amino-acid sequence: MSNQHESLWEALCSGLRERLSSASFQEWVEPCVPQRLEGDVLWVQVPNPSNRIWIEQQLAEEFHDALGQAGLSHLKLMFTVAAAVKKSAAAKPSASAPSGEHPAVEAQSPFPPLFHRYTLDRFVVGPGNQLAFSAAKAVVDNHGKANASFNMNPLFLYGGAGLGKTHLMIGIGQALRTRHPHLAIAYLKVDVFFHEVTSAIKNRNTEPLRRKYQANDVLLLDDVQTLRSMERTQEEVFYILEYLLQHGKQIIITSDNAPQKLEGLHERLITRCKWGLTADIQPPDFETRIAILKKKLEEDFFADFPDVPEDVLAFIAHKAKGSVRDLEGLLNRVIFQSDFLKVAPNLEVAMSAFQGQSGQEPGSAVPMERVYRMTAETFNLSFADLMKKKSRQQNVLIPRQVAMYLARELTAASFADIGRSFNNMHHSTVMNAIDSVKQRMGKDPDFHKTVHSLLNSIH